One Orrella dioscoreae genomic window carries:
- a CDS encoding sulfite exporter TauE/SafE family protein: protein MSFVPPDISTAFAAVLIITSFVTSALTAALGLGGGVAMLAVMGLGMPVTTVLPVHGVVQTGSNAGRVIIQWKHLVRPLLLWFTVGSVIGIAVGASVVVSIPDALAKWALALFILWSVYRKKPQAGASRHGKRYFVAGGAVSSFCTMLVGATGPLVAALIAGTGLVKQPLVATHAACMVIQHGLKILAFGTLGFAYAAWAPMLVAMIASGVLGTWVGTRTLDNLPEKHFKLGFKIVMTLVSLHMIWQTF, encoded by the coding sequence ATGTCTTTCGTGCCCCCCGATATCTCCACGGCCTTCGCCGCCGTCCTCATCATCACCAGCTTCGTGACTTCCGCCCTGACCGCGGCCCTGGGCCTGGGCGGCGGCGTGGCCATGCTGGCCGTCATGGGCCTTGGCATGCCCGTCACCACCGTGCTGCCCGTGCATGGCGTCGTGCAGACGGGCTCGAACGCCGGGCGCGTCATCATCCAGTGGAAACACCTGGTGCGGCCGCTGCTGCTGTGGTTCACCGTGGGCAGCGTCATCGGCATCGCGGTGGGCGCCTCGGTCGTCGTCTCCATTCCCGATGCGCTGGCCAAATGGGCACTGGCCCTCTTCATCCTGTGGTCGGTGTACCGCAAGAAACCCCAGGCCGGCGCGAGCAGGCACGGCAAGCGCTATTTCGTGGCGGGCGGCGCCGTCTCCAGCTTCTGCACCATGCTGGTGGGCGCCACCGGCCCGCTGGTGGCCGCGCTGATCGCGGGCACGGGCCTGGTGAAGCAGCCGCTGGTGGCCACGCATGCCGCCTGCATGGTGATCCAGCATGGCCTGAAGATCCTGGCTTTCGGTACGCTGGGCTTCGCCTATGCGGCCTGGGCGCCCATGCTGGTCGCCATGATCGCCAGCGGCGTGCTGGGCACCTGGGTGGGCACGCGCACGCTGGACAACCTGCCCGAGAAGCACTTCAAGCTGGGTTTCAAGATCGTCATGACGCTGGTCAGCCTGCACATGATCTGGCAGACCTTCTGA
- a CDS encoding DUF202 domain-containing protein has protein sequence MTTAATPRDPGLQPQRTALAWSRTAMAVGVNAALVLRVGVHGEEPLLTVFGILLLVAAAGLVLVAAWRKQALMRADAPGAPPAVMLQAVVVVCVLACVGGALTLGRLAGLG, from the coding sequence GTGACCACGGCCGCGACGCCCAGGGACCCGGGGCTGCAGCCGCAACGCACGGCGCTGGCCTGGAGCCGCACGGCCATGGCCGTGGGCGTGAACGCAGCGCTGGTGCTGCGCGTGGGCGTGCACGGCGAAGAGCCCCTGCTGACCGTGTTTGGCATCCTCCTGCTGGTGGCCGCCGCGGGCCTGGTGCTGGTGGCGGCCTGGCGCAAGCAGGCACTGATGCGGGCCGATGCGCCCGGCGCGCCGCCCGCCGTCATGCTGCAAGCCGTGGTGGTGGTGTGCGTGCTCGCCTGCGTGGGCGGCGCATTGACCCTGGGACGCCTGGCCGGACTGGGTTGA
- a CDS encoding iron-containing alcohol dehydrogenase translates to MKAFEFRTTPDILVELGAARRLGALLRERHEALTRLCLVTDGFLHRSGLLADALADLAAHGWQVQVIDDVVADPPDHVVLAAADRARAGGAQLVMGLGGGSSMDVAKLIAILAASDQPLAEMYGIGNVRGTRLPLVQIPTTAGTGSEVTPISIVTTGETTKSGVVSPTLYADLAILDADLTLGLPAAATAATGIDAMVHAIEAYTSRHLKNPLSDMLAEKALGLLSRSLVKACRNGQDREARQDMLLGAMLAGQAFANAPVAAVHALAYPIGGIFHVPHGLSNSLVLPHVLRFNAPAASALYAELAAIVAPTVTGSDEARTQAFIAYHVSVAAQTGIARTLREVGVQEGDLRRMARDAMKQTRLLGNNPREVTEDDAFAIYSAAY, encoded by the coding sequence ATGAAAGCCTTCGAATTCCGCACGACGCCCGACATCCTGGTCGAACTGGGCGCCGCCAGGCGCCTGGGGGCGCTGCTGCGCGAGCGCCATGAAGCGTTGACCCGACTGTGCCTGGTCACCGACGGCTTCCTGCACCGCAGCGGCCTGCTGGCCGACGCGCTGGCGGACCTGGCCGCGCACGGCTGGCAGGTGCAGGTCATCGACGACGTCGTGGCCGACCCGCCCGACCACGTCGTGCTGGCCGCCGCCGACCGCGCCCGGGCAGGCGGCGCGCAGCTCGTGATGGGCCTGGGCGGCGGCTCGTCGATGGACGTGGCCAAGCTCATCGCCATCCTGGCCGCCTCGGACCAGCCGCTGGCCGAGATGTACGGCATCGGCAACGTGCGCGGCACGCGCCTGCCGCTGGTGCAGATTCCCACCACGGCCGGCACCGGCTCGGAAGTCACGCCCATCTCCATCGTGACCACCGGCGAAACCACCAAGTCCGGCGTGGTGTCGCCCACGCTCTATGCCGACCTGGCCATCCTGGACGCGGACCTGACGCTGGGCCTGCCCGCCGCGGCCACGGCCGCCACCGGCATCGACGCGATGGTGCACGCCATCGAGGCCTATACCAGCAGGCACCTGAAGAATCCGCTGTCCGACATGCTGGCCGAGAAGGCCCTGGGCCTGCTGTCGCGCAGCCTGGTCAAGGCCTGCCGCAACGGCCAGGACCGCGAGGCGCGCCAGGACATGCTGCTGGGCGCCATGCTGGCGGGCCAGGCATTCGCCAACGCCCCCGTGGCGGCGGTGCACGCGCTGGCCTATCCCATCGGCGGCATCTTCCACGTGCCGCATGGCCTGTCCAACTCCCTGGTGCTGCCGCACGTGCTGCGCTTCAACGCTCCGGCGGCGTCCGCGCTGTATGCCGAGCTGGCGGCCATCGTGGCCCCCACGGTGACAGGCAGCGACGAGGCCCGCACGCAGGCCTTCATCGCCTATCACGTATCGGTCGCGGCCCAGACCGGCATCGCGCGCACGCTGCGCGAAGTGGGGGTGCAGGAAGGCGATCTGCGCCGCATGGCACGGGACGCCATGAAGCAGACGCGCCTGCTCGGCAACAACCCGCGCGAGGTCACCGAGGACGACGCGTTCGCGATCTACTCGGCGGCGTACTGA
- a CDS encoding tartrate dehydrogenase — protein sequence MSKKTFRIAAIAGDGIGKEVMPEGLRVLDAAARRYGIGLDIVEIEWASCDYYAAHGQMMPDDWKQQLQGVDAIFFGAVGWPATVPDHVSLWGSLLKFRREFDQYINLRPVRLFDGVPCPLAGRKPGDIDYLVVRENTEGEYTSLGGIMYEGTDREIVIQESVYSRHGADRVLKYAYELANRSRRKRLTVATKSNGIAISMPWWDKRAEAVGQDYPDVSVDKQHIDILSARFVLQPDRFDVVVASNLFGDILSDLGPATTGTIGLAPSANLNPDRKFPSLFEPVHGSAPDIHGQNIANPVAMIWSAALMLDFLTESQGAGRAAHDAIVQAIEAAIVQGPRTRDLGGQASTTEMGKAIAERVAQG from the coding sequence ATGAGCAAGAAGACATTCCGCATTGCAGCCATCGCAGGTGACGGTATCGGCAAGGAGGTCATGCCGGAAGGGCTGCGCGTGCTGGACGCCGCCGCGCGCCGCTACGGCATCGGCCTGGACATCGTCGAGATCGAGTGGGCCAGCTGCGATTACTACGCCGCCCACGGCCAGATGATGCCCGACGACTGGAAGCAGCAGCTGCAGGGCGTGGACGCGATCTTCTTCGGCGCGGTGGGCTGGCCCGCCACGGTGCCCGACCATGTGTCGCTGTGGGGCTCGCTCCTGAAGTTCCGCCGCGAGTTCGACCAGTACATCAACCTGCGCCCCGTGCGCCTCTTCGACGGCGTGCCGTGCCCGCTTGCCGGCCGCAAGCCTGGCGACATCGACTACCTGGTGGTGCGCGAGAACACCGAGGGCGAGTACACCTCGCTGGGCGGCATCATGTATGAAGGCACGGACCGCGAGATCGTGATCCAGGAGTCGGTCTATTCGCGCCATGGCGCCGACCGCGTGCTGAAGTATGCCTATGAGCTGGCCAATCGCAGCCGCCGCAAGCGCCTGACGGTGGCCACGAAGTCCAACGGCATCGCCATCAGCATGCCGTGGTGGGACAAGCGCGCCGAGGCCGTGGGCCAGGACTATCCGGACGTGTCGGTGGACAAGCAGCACATCGACATCCTGAGCGCGCGCTTCGTGCTGCAGCCCGATCGCTTCGACGTGGTGGTGGCTTCCAACCTGTTCGGCGACATCCTGTCCGACCTGGGACCCGCCACGACCGGCACCATCGGCCTGGCGCCTTCCGCCAACCTGAACCCCGACCGCAAGTTTCCCTCGCTGTTCGAGCCGGTGCACGGGTCTGCCCCCGACATCCACGGCCAGAACATCGCCAATCCGGTCGCCATGATCTGGTCGGCCGCGCTGATGCTGGACTTCCTGACCGAAAGCCAGGGCGCGGGCCGCGCGGCGCATGACGCCATCGTGCAGGCCATCGAGGCCGCCATCGTCCAAGGGCCGCGCACGCGCGACCTGGGCGGGCAGGCCTCGACCACGGAGATGGGCAAGGCCATCGCCGAGCGTGTTGCCCAGGGCTGA
- a CDS encoding amino acid ABC transporter permease: protein MEYALSLVGPLAQGAQVTLTLFFITLGLAVPLGLVLALARVSRWRALSNAVNGYIWLMRGTPLMLQMLFIYFALPFVPVIGVRLPDFPAAVVAFALNYAAYFAEIFRAGILSIDRGQYEGSKVLGMTPLQTLRRIVLPQMVPRILPPLSNETITLVKDTSLIYVLALNDILRVARGIVQRDFTTTPFLVAALFYLLMTLVLTWGFQRLEKHYAKYDQ, encoded by the coding sequence ATGGAATACGCCCTTTCTCTCGTTGGACCGCTTGCGCAAGGCGCGCAGGTCACGCTAACGCTGTTCTTCATCACGCTGGGCCTGGCCGTGCCGCTGGGCCTGGTGCTGGCGTTGGCGCGGGTGTCGCGCTGGCGCGCGCTCAGCAACGCGGTCAATGGCTATATCTGGCTCATGCGCGGCACGCCGCTCATGCTGCAGATGCTGTTCATCTATTTCGCGCTGCCCTTCGTGCCGGTCATCGGCGTGCGGCTGCCCGACTTCCCCGCCGCCGTGGTGGCCTTCGCGCTGAACTACGCGGCCTATTTCGCCGAGATCTTCCGCGCCGGCATCCTGTCCATCGACCGCGGCCAGTACGAAGGCAGCAAGGTGCTGGGCATGACGCCGCTGCAGACGCTGCGCCGCATCGTGCTGCCGCAGATGGTGCCGCGCATCCTGCCGCCGCTCAGCAACGAAACCATCACGCTGGTCAAGGACACCTCGCTCATCTACGTGCTGGCCCTGAACGACATCCTGCGCGTGGCGCGTGGCATCGTGCAGCGCGACTTCACGACGACGCCGTTCCTGGTGGCCGCCCTCTTCTATCTCCTGATGACCCTGGTGCTGACCTGGGGCTTCCAGCGCTTGGAGAAGCACTATGCCAAGTACGACCAATAG
- a CDS encoding GNAT family N-acetyltransferase, whose product MTLTVSIESPAQPEVEALLQRSNDYHLALYPPESCHFLDSRDLSAPHVTFWVARLQGQAVGCCALVALGGGEGEIKRLWVESAARGQRVGARLMDALETGARGQGLDVVLLETGIDQPEALALYRSRGYEACEPFGNYLPDPVCVFLRKDLRRNLGKEEAGKVQGLSGAARQYAAE is encoded by the coding sequence ATGACCCTGACCGTCAGTATCGAATCCCCCGCGCAGCCCGAGGTCGAGGCCCTGCTGCAACGTTCCAATGATTACCACCTGGCGCTGTATCCGCCGGAAAGCTGCCACTTCCTCGACAGCCGCGACCTGTCCGCGCCGCACGTCACGTTCTGGGTGGCAAGGCTGCAGGGCCAGGCCGTGGGCTGCTGCGCGCTGGTGGCGCTGGGCGGCGGGGAAGGGGAGATCAAGCGGCTGTGGGTCGAGTCCGCGGCGCGCGGGCAGCGCGTGGGGGCACGGCTGATGGATGCGCTGGAAACCGGCGCGCGCGGCCAGGGGCTGGATGTCGTGCTGCTGGAAACGGGCATCGACCAGCCCGAAGCGCTGGCGCTGTACCGCTCACGCGGCTATGAGGCGTGCGAACCTTTCGGCAATTACCTGCCCGATCCGGTCTGCGTATTCCTGCGCAAGGACTTGCGCAGGAACCTGGGCAAGGAAGAGGCCGGAAAGGTGCAGGGCCTTTCCGGCGCGGCGCGTCAGTACGCCGCCGAGTAG
- a CDS encoding YidH family protein: protein MHRPRWQQEGKEPDYRFSLANERTFLAWIRTALSLLAAGVLLEQFAVTLQPRGVLVALALLLAVLACLLSAGAYQRWKSNEIAMRRGESLPHGLLIPVTAAALLMVAAVLAGMLLL from the coding sequence ATGCACCGCCCGCGCTGGCAACAGGAAGGAAAAGAACCGGACTACCGGTTTTCACTGGCCAACGAACGCACCTTCCTGGCCTGGATCCGCACGGCGCTGTCGCTGCTGGCAGCCGGCGTCCTGCTGGAACAGTTCGCCGTCACGCTGCAGCCACGCGGCGTGCTGGTGGCGCTGGCGCTGCTGCTGGCGGTACTGGCCTGCCTGCTCTCGGCGGGCGCCTATCAGCGCTGGAAATCCAATGAAATCGCCATGCGGCGCGGCGAGTCCCTGCCGCACGGCTTGTTGATCCCCGTCACGGCCGCGGCGCTGCTCATGGTGGCGGCCGTGCTGGCCGGCATGCTGCTGCTGTGA
- a CDS encoding amino acid ABC transporter substrate-binding protein: MKTLTAVLALSASVLLAACGKGEDAPQAAAPAPAVPAKIVVGLDDNFPPMGFRDEKNELVGFDIDMAREAAKRLGIEVEFKPIDWSAKEAELNSKRVDALWNGLTITEERKKNIAFTAPYMENHQIIVVAAASSIQTKAELAGHVVGAQEGSSAVDAIKKEAEVAASLKSLKTFGDNVTALVDLSAGRLDAVVVDEVVGRYLVAKRANDYRVLTDNFGTEDYGVGTRKEDTALNAKLDEVLAAMKQDGTAGRIAMQWFGADIVK, from the coding sequence ATGAAGACTTTGACCGCCGTCCTGGCCCTGTCCGCCTCCGTCCTGCTCGCCGCCTGCGGCAAGGGCGAGGACGCGCCGCAAGCCGCCGCACCCGCGCCGGCCGTGCCTGCCAAGATCGTCGTCGGCCTGGACGACAACTTCCCGCCCATGGGCTTTCGCGACGAGAAGAACGAGCTGGTCGGTTTCGACATCGACATGGCCCGTGAAGCCGCCAAGCGCCTGGGCATCGAAGTCGAGTTCAAGCCCATCGACTGGAGCGCCAAGGAAGCCGAGCTCAACAGCAAGCGCGTCGACGCGCTGTGGAACGGCCTGACCATCACCGAAGAGCGCAAGAAGAACATCGCCTTCACCGCGCCCTACATGGAAAACCACCAGATCATCGTGGTGGCCGCCGCCTCCAGCATCCAGACCAAGGCCGAACTGGCCGGCCACGTCGTGGGCGCCCAGGAAGGCAGCAGCGCCGTGGACGCCATCAAGAAGGAAGCCGAGGTCGCCGCCAGCCTGAAGTCGCTCAAGACCTTCGGCGACAACGTGACCGCCCTGGTCGACCTGTCGGCCGGCCGCCTGGACGCCGTGGTGGTGGACGAAGTGGTGGGCCGCTACCTGGTGGCCAAGCGCGCCAATGACTACCGCGTGCTGACCGACAACTTCGGCACCGAGGACTACGGCGTGGGCACCCGCAAGGAAGACACCGCGCTGAACGCCAAGCTGGATGAAGTGCTGGCCGCGATGAAGCAGGACGGCACCGCCGGCCGCATCGCCATGCAGTGGTTCGGCGCCGATATCGTGAAGTAG
- a CDS encoding class I SAM-dependent methyltransferase — protein sequence MSVTQEDAARMRALAAQLGHPQGEDGLRVGETMHESNIGMTRACLAALALQADDVLLEVGHGNGAHVAECLAAAPGLRYQGLELSALMHEDAARRNAALGEAAGFAHYDGQAFPFPDACFTHAMSVNTLYFLPDPPAFLAELRRVLRPGGTLGLAFADAEFMRALPFTEHGFRLYAMEAVRDALAEAGFLPGEARRIEEQVPSKARPGTTQSRPSWVLTARTPA from the coding sequence ATGTCGGTCACGCAAGAAGACGCGGCGCGCATGCGCGCCCTGGCGGCGCAGCTCGGTCACCCGCAAGGCGAGGACGGCCTGCGCGTGGGCGAGACCATGCACGAGAGCAACATCGGCATGACCCGCGCCTGCCTGGCGGCGCTGGCGTTGCAGGCGGATGACGTCCTGCTGGAAGTGGGGCACGGCAATGGCGCCCATGTGGCCGAATGCCTGGCAGCCGCGCCTGGCCTGCGTTACCAGGGGCTGGAACTGTCGGCCCTGATGCATGAGGATGCCGCGCGGCGCAATGCCGCGCTGGGCGAGGCCGCGGGCTTCGCCCACTACGACGGCCAAGCCTTTCCTTTTCCCGATGCGTGCTTCACGCACGCCATGTCGGTGAACACCTTGTATTTCCTGCCCGACCCGCCGGCTTTCCTGGCGGAACTGCGGCGCGTGCTGCGGCCCGGCGGCACGCTGGGCCTGGCATTTGCCGACGCGGAATTCATGCGTGCGCTACCTTTCACCGAGCATGGCTTCCGCCTGTACGCCATGGAGGCCGTTCGCGACGCATTGGCGGAGGCAGGGTTCCTGCCGGGCGAAGCCCGGCGCATCGAGGAACAGGTGCCCAGCAAGGCCAGGCCCGGCACGACGCAGTCGCGGCCGTCGTGGGTGCTGACCGCGCGTACGCCGGCCTGA
- a CDS encoding NAD-dependent succinate-semialdehyde dehydrogenase, with translation MPLSIQNGSLFQPGRNHIGDAWCAADDGRTLAVSDPATGKAFAEVPDSGAADARRALEAAHAAFPAWRKVPAKERARILKRWNDLILAQQEDLGRLISREQGKPLAEGKGEVAYAASYVEWFAEEATRIEGELIEAPVAGRRMFALREPVGVIAAVTPWNFPAAMIARKIAPALAAGCTVVCKPAEDTPLTSLALVKLAEEAGVPPGVLNIVTASRERTPEVVDVWLDDPRVRKFTFTGSTPVGKHLARRSADTLKKLSLELGGNAPFIVFDDADLDAAVEGLMASKFRNGGQTCVCPNRIYVQTGVHDAFVEKLARRVGALVVGPASDPDSQIGPMINARAVEKIERHVEDAVKRGAKIVVGGKRVRDARCDGPTYYAPTVLTGVDGSMDCSCEETFGPVAPVTRFTTEEDVIAAANATPFGLAAYFYSQDVRRIWRVVDALETGIVGVNEGAISSEAAPFGGVKDSGYGREGSRLGLAEYMHVKYVCQGQLD, from the coding sequence ATGCCGCTGTCCATCCAGAATGGGTCCCTTTTTCAGCCGGGCCGCAACCATATCGGCGACGCCTGGTGCGCGGCCGATGACGGCCGAACCCTGGCGGTGTCCGACCCCGCCACCGGCAAGGCATTTGCCGAGGTGCCGGACAGCGGCGCGGCCGATGCGCGCCGTGCGCTGGAGGCGGCGCATGCGGCGTTCCCGGCCTGGCGCAAGGTGCCTGCCAAGGAGCGCGCGCGGATCCTCAAGCGCTGGAACGACCTGATACTGGCGCAGCAGGAGGACCTGGGGCGGCTGATCTCGCGCGAGCAGGGCAAGCCGCTGGCCGAGGGCAAGGGCGAGGTGGCCTATGCGGCGAGCTATGTCGAGTGGTTCGCCGAAGAGGCCACCCGCATCGAGGGCGAGCTGATCGAGGCGCCCGTGGCGGGGCGTCGCATGTTCGCCTTGCGTGAACCCGTGGGCGTGATCGCGGCGGTGACGCCGTGGAACTTCCCGGCCGCCATGATCGCCCGCAAGATCGCGCCCGCGCTGGCCGCGGGCTGCACGGTGGTGTGCAAGCCGGCCGAGGACACGCCCCTGACCTCGCTGGCGCTGGTCAAGTTGGCCGAAGAGGCCGGCGTGCCGCCGGGCGTGCTGAACATCGTCACGGCCTCGCGCGAGCGCACGCCGGAGGTGGTGGACGTGTGGCTGGATGACCCGCGCGTGCGCAAGTTCACGTTCACCGGCTCCACGCCGGTGGGCAAGCACCTGGCGCGGCGGTCGGCCGATACGCTGAAGAAACTGTCGCTGGAGCTGGGCGGCAACGCGCCCTTCATCGTGTTCGACGACGCCGACCTGGACGCCGCGGTGGAAGGCCTGATGGCCTCGAAGTTCCGCAATGGCGGCCAGACCTGCGTGTGCCCGAACCGCATCTATGTGCAGACGGGCGTGCACGACGCCTTCGTCGAGAAGCTGGCGCGCCGGGTGGGCGCGCTGGTGGTGGGGCCGGCCAGCGATCCGGATTCGCAGATCGGCCCGATGATCAATGCGCGCGCGGTGGAGAAGATCGAGCGCCACGTGGAGGACGCGGTCAAGCGCGGCGCGAAGATCGTGGTGGGCGGCAAGCGCGTGCGGGATGCGCGCTGCGATGGCCCGACCTACTACGCGCCCACGGTGTTGACCGGCGTCGACGGCAGCATGGATTGCTCTTGCGAGGAGACCTTCGGCCCCGTGGCGCCGGTCACGCGCTTCACCACCGAGGAAGACGTGATCGCCGCGGCCAATGCCACGCCCTTCGGGCTGGCGGCCTATTTCTATTCGCAGGACGTGCGCCGCATCTGGCGCGTCGTGGACGCATTGGAAACCGGCATCGTCGGCGTGAACGAAGGCGCGATCTCGTCCGAGGCCGCCCCTTTCGGCGGCGTGAAGGATTCGGGCTATGGCCGCGAAGGCTCGCGCCTGGGGCTGGCCGAATACATGCACGTGAAGTACGTCTGCCAGGGCCAGCTGGACTGA
- a CDS encoding GMC family oxidoreductase produces the protein MDDLTFDTVVIGAGTAGALMANRLSADGKRRVLLVEAGGKDSYHWIHIPVGYLYCIGNPRTDWLYRTEPDPGLNGRVLRYPRGKTLGGCSSINGMIYMRGQARDYDHWARLTGEDAWRWDNVVPAFKRHEDHYLGADALHGAGGEWRVEKQRLRWDILDAFAEAAQEAGIPASPDFNRGDNEGVGYFQVNQKNGWRWNTAKAFLRPACMRRPNFTLWTGAQVTGLRFEAGADGQPRCVGATVRKDGQAHVVRAAREVVLCAGSIGSPQLLQLSGIGPAALLREHGIAVVADLPGVGENLQDHLQIRAVYRIHGAPTLNMLAATLWGKARIGMEYALRRSGPMSMAPSQLGAFTRSDPGRPWPNLEYHVQPLSLDAFGEPLHPFAAFTASVCNLNPTSRGSVRIRSARAEDAPAIAPNYLGTDEDRQVAADSLRVTRRIVSQPALARYRPEEWKPGVQYQTDEELARLAGDIATTIFHPVGTTKMGAADDPMAVVDARLRVRGVSGLRVVDAGVMPTITSGNTNSPTLMIAEKAAGWILEETAP, from the coding sequence ATGGACGACCTCACCTTCGATACGGTGGTCATCGGCGCCGGCACGGCCGGCGCGCTCATGGCCAACCGCCTGAGCGCCGACGGCAAGCGGCGTGTGCTGCTGGTCGAAGCCGGTGGAAAGGACAGCTATCACTGGATCCACATCCCGGTCGGTTATCTGTATTGCATCGGCAATCCGCGCACCGACTGGCTGTACCGCACCGAGCCCGACCCGGGCCTGAACGGGCGCGTGCTGCGCTATCCGCGTGGCAAGACGCTGGGCGGCTGCTCCAGCATCAACGGCATGATCTACATGCGCGGGCAGGCGCGCGACTACGACCACTGGGCGCGGCTGACGGGCGAGGACGCCTGGCGCTGGGACAACGTCGTGCCCGCGTTCAAGCGCCACGAAGACCACTACCTTGGCGCCGATGCGCTGCACGGTGCGGGCGGCGAGTGGCGCGTGGAAAAACAGCGGCTGCGCTGGGACATCCTGGACGCCTTCGCCGAGGCCGCGCAGGAGGCCGGCATTCCGGCTTCGCCGGACTTCAACCGGGGCGACAACGAGGGCGTGGGCTATTTCCAGGTGAACCAGAAGAACGGCTGGCGCTGGAACACGGCCAAGGCCTTCCTGCGGCCGGCCTGCATGCGGCGGCCCAATTTCACCCTGTGGACGGGCGCGCAGGTCACGGGTCTGCGTTTCGAGGCTGGCGCCGATGGCCAGCCGCGCTGCGTGGGCGCCACCGTGCGCAAGGATGGCCAGGCGCACGTCGTGCGCGCGGCGCGCGAGGTGGTGCTGTGCGCGGGCAGCATCGGCTCGCCGCAGTTGCTGCAGTTGTCCGGCATCGGCCCGGCGGCGCTTCTGCGCGAGCATGGCATTGCGGTGGTGGCGGACCTGCCCGGCGTGGGCGAGAACCTGCAGGATCACCTGCAGATCCGCGCCGTCTATCGCATCCATGGCGCGCCCACGCTCAACATGCTGGCCGCCACGCTGTGGGGCAAGGCGCGTATCGGCATGGAATACGCCTTGCGGCGCAGCGGCCCCATGAGCATGGCGCCCTCGCAGCTGGGCGCCTTCACCCGCAGCGATCCGGGCCGCCCGTGGCCCAACCTGGAGTATCACGTGCAGCCGCTGTCGCTGGATGCCTTCGGCGAGCCCCTGCATCCCTTCGCGGCCTTCACCGCCAGCGTCTGCAACCTGAACCCGACGAGCCGCGGCTCGGTGCGCATCCGCAGCGCCCGCGCCGAGGATGCGCCGGCCATCGCGCCGAACTACCTCGGCACGGACGAGGACCGCCAGGTGGCGGCGGACTCCCTGCGCGTGACGCGCCGCATCGTGTCGCAGCCGGCGCTGGCGCGCTACCGGCCCGAGGAGTGGAAACCGGGCGTGCAATACCAGACCGACGAGGAACTGGCCCGGCTGGCGGGCGACATCGCCACGACGATCTTCCACCCCGTGGGCACGACGAAGATGGGGGCGGCCGACGACCCGATGGCGGTGGTGGATGCGCGCCTGCGCGTGCGTGGCGTGTCGGGCCTGCGCGTGGTGGACGCGGGGGTGATGCCGACGATCACCAGCGGCAATACCAACAGCCCGACCTTGATGATCGCGGAGAAGGCGGCGGGCTGGATCCTGGAAGAGACGGCGCCGTGA
- a CDS encoding amino acid ABC transporter ATP-binding protein: MIEARGIVKSFGALRVLDGVSLTLGKGEVVAVIGPSGSGKSTFLRCLNHLETIDAGTVLIEGETLATDEGSGHSRYGSDAEVRRICSKMGMVFQSFNLFPHMTVLQNIIEAPITVKGMARDEILPKAEELLRKVGLLEKRDNYPSRLSGGQKQRVAIARALAMEPDIMLFDEPTSALDPELTGEVLRTMRQLADEHMTMLVVTHEMGFAREVAHRVIFMDQGSIVEEGPAPAFFLAPAHPRTKAFLGQML, translated from the coding sequence ATGATCGAGGCGCGCGGCATCGTGAAATCCTTCGGTGCGCTGCGCGTGCTCGACGGCGTGTCGCTCACGCTGGGCAAGGGCGAGGTCGTGGCCGTCATCGGTCCGTCGGGCTCGGGCAAGAGCACCTTCCTGCGCTGCCTGAACCACCTGGAAACCATCGATGCGGGCACCGTCCTGATCGAAGGCGAAACACTGGCCACCGACGAGGGCAGCGGCCACAGCCGCTACGGCAGCGACGCCGAGGTGCGCCGCATCTGCAGCAAGATGGGCATGGTCTTCCAGTCCTTCAACCTGTTCCCGCACATGACCGTGCTGCAGAACATCATCGAAGCGCCCATCACCGTCAAGGGCATGGCGCGCGACGAGATCCTCCCCAAGGCCGAGGAACTGCTGCGCAAGGTGGGGCTGCTGGAGAAGCGCGACAACTATCCCAGCCGGCTGTCGGGCGGCCAGAAGCAGCGCGTGGCGATCGCGCGCGCGCTGGCCATGGAACCGGACATCATGCTGTTCGACGAGCCGACCTCGGCGCTGGACCCGGAACTGACCGGCGAAGTGCTGCGCACCATGCGCCAGCTGGCCGACGAACACATGACCATGCTGGTGGTCACGCACGAGATGGGCTTCGCGCGCGAAGTGGCGCACCGCGTCATCTTCATGGACCAGGGCAGCATCGTCGAGGAAGGCCCCGCCCCGGCCTTCTTCCTGGCGCCCGCGCATCCGCGCACCAAGGCGTTCCTGGGACAGATGCTGTAG